A stretch of DNA from Telopea speciosissima isolate NSW1024214 ecotype Mountain lineage chromosome 5, Tspe_v1, whole genome shotgun sequence:
GACGTAACTTCCATCTTGGAGGTGAATcacgtaaatctctgtgttaTGCGTTgtgtgttctttttcttcttcatttttcttctgcaaatcgccagaGCATTGTTTTCGTAACAATACCATGACCCAATAGCCAGGAGCTCGGATTTGAACCGACTCGAGCTACAGCACCGAAACCAGAGTTTCAGCAACTATAAAGTACagattgcaccaaaaaaaatatgaagtaCAGATTTCTGGGTCAAATCATAGACCCAAAACGAAAAATGGATCACCTATTGGACCCTATGATTCCCATTTTAATGGCTAAGTGGATAGGGGCCAGCTCCATTTAAGCTGAAGCTTGCTATACATAAGATGAGGTTGTAATCTTTAACCAATGGGGTTCCAAGCCTTGGAACCATTGCCAATTAATAATGACATGGTCTGGTTTAAGTTCTTAATAAGTCCCGTCCTAATATGAAGTCTGATGACAAGATCTCCGGTCAATTTTAAacccaaagagagaaagaacgtGACACTCCacccctgcgcccagacataggggCACGTGAAATAACTGCCGCACCCCTGATCATTACGTGAGCCCTGTGTCTGAGCACAGGGGCAGCATGCGCTGCGCAACCcggtggcattctcttttcctttgacAAAATAATCTATGAATTATAATGTCAGTTGACTCAATGACCCATTTTAACATGAATATACTTGACCCAAGAGAGTGCGAAAAGGTACCTAATCGGTTCTTGGTTTGTTCTAACCAATTAATCAGTTTGGAGTGATTCTGGTTCTAAAATTCAAATCATTTTATCCGGTTAGGACCAGAATCAAAACCATTAATATTAATTTCTGTTAGAGCAAAACTCCAACCAAAacacgaaaagaaacaaaaacagagcaaggTGACACAAAAATTTAacatggttcacacaccagtaagtaaatcggagaaagttacaatggagaactctcaagaacacccaaaacgatGTTGCTACTCTCTCCCTGAAACCCTAATACgaaaaacccccaaatctcATACTTTACAACAAAGTgggtaaagaacataaatactcctccatcggatccaGGTCAATCCATTAGGTCGGATCGAACTATACCGCGGGGGTTTCGCCTCCGCGCCCTCAACGAGATCACTGATGGGCTTCagccctccgctaccatcacagatctcagaaaaagttccattcggaTCGCTAcaaaaaatgtcggagcggATCATTCTTTgaaacgggtccaagaattcgagacatacataacaattTCCAATTGAATTCCGATTTTTAAGATGTCGGTCCAATCCggtcctaaattgacaccctagACTGATGCAACTGCAAAAACATTGGTGGATTGATGTTTTTGTTGAATTGTTAAGTTCATATAAGAGCTAAATTATCATTATATTCATACCAACTTAGTATGTATGATATGAGATATGCATGATTTGTTATTACATCGAATTTTCGACATACTAGTAGTACGTATAAGAAAGAATCTGCAAGCTACATCGATCAGAGTCCCAAGAATAGTAGCATCCACATGAGATCCACATGAGACCCATAACATTTTAAGAATGGGAGAgagtgtttgtttcttttactGTGTATTATAATTTCTACTGCATCGATCTATGTAATAAAAATGGTTAATTTTCTTAAATAGTATGTgggtttcttattttcttgtaCCAATGGCATTTTCTTCAAGTAGGGGTAGGTGTGGGGGGACTCTTAAGGTCAGCCATGTGTATATGTACTCAAACCACGTCAGCTTCATAGTCACCATACGGTACTGGAATATTCTTTGgctattgaaagtttgaaactaacTATTGGAGTATCAAATTTGCAATAGAGAAACGGCCAAGGAAAAAAAGGACTCCCTATTGAGAAGAGGTAGTAGTAGGGACTAGAGAGAGATTTTGGCTGAAATTTGCCATAAGAGAAGGCTTCAATGGTGACATTTTTAGCCAATCTGGTATGGGATTTATAAAGAGCTTTCATTTTGCAACTTCAAAAGAGATATGGTGCATCACACTCCCGTGAGGCTTACGTTTCTCCTTTTGAAGATTGTTCAAATAAAGAGTTTCTTTTATGGGCGCACGTTCTTTGACCGGGAGCGCATGTGTAaataggctgcgcccagacacatgggacgGGACAAGGACAGGTATGGATCATTGTGGTTGGGGGGGCGGGACGGGCTGATCATTTTTTCCAccgcccatgtgtctggacgtaCCCTGTGCCCCAGTGCAGAGAATTCTATCccttcttttattataaatttattataATTAACAAGACTACTTTCCACTAATTTTGGTATAAGATACAAAACTAACATGTTCATGAAAGACTTTAAGAAAGAGACTGATACAAAAGTTTTTGCAACAATAACAAGACAGCTTTCCATAAATTTAGgtataagattaaaaaaaaaaaatttaagccAAAACATTTCTCTACTCAAATCCTCATCCTGCTCATTTCTCATCACCAAGCCAATCACTATTTGTACTCGTTGACGCGTGTGTTGCGTTGGAGGGCTCAGCCGTGAATGCTAAGGCATTGAGTGGATAGAGATGTTGATCAAGTGTATGAAAGCACCAAGGATCAAAACTAGCTGATGTGAGACAAGACTTCTATAGTTCCTAATATCTCAACACTCTCTCTCATATGTAGTTTCGGCATACCTGATTTTACTCATAGATAGATAACATAGAAAGAATAACAAAGGatctaggctttgataccatgttagaaggTCCAACACaaaatcttaaagcattagataGAGAAAGCTCTTCAAGTACATGAAGGCACCATATCTGATGCCCTTGTTTTCATGCATCTTATGCATGAGTAAAATTTGAAGTACTATGAGGTTAAGTACATGAACCCAATTGACCCACCTGCTTCAATTTTACAAGGataaaacactttttttttgggtaaggactGAATTTACTGATGATAAGCATATGTACAACCAATGGTTTCACTCAAATAAAGGTCATGAAGCCATGGAATGGAACGCGGTCACATTGTCCTACACATGATAGATAGGGCCTTTCGGGCCAGGGTATCTGCAACAGAATTTAGATCCcttgaaatacaaaaaaaaaagaaatagattcTAAAGAGGAGGCCATACAACACTTGGACCAGCAGGACTTGATTCACATTCATGACCCATTGAACAATATAGGTAGATCTAGAAAAGGGTAAATGAAAAGAATACATATGGAGGTCCACTTCAATTTCCATATAAAGTGACTATTATGGATTCCTTTCTTTTAAACCTCAGGTCTTTTCTGCTTCTTAATCATTTCTCTTATGACCCTCTTTACCCAACAAGAATATTTGCTTTTACCTTGAGAAGGTAAGATGACATTTGGTACATAGTACACCATGATTGCACCTGCATAGACttgttttttatcattttatttcaATAAGAGAATGATTTCACCTTTAAATATAAACCTAATCTGTTAGGTGTAACTTGTAGCACATAGTTTTAAATTTCAATCAACCTATCATTGTTGGATAGGCTCTATTTTACATTATCATCCATTAGATCAATTTCCATTAATGAATCTAAAGGTGTGAACACAGAAAAAAAAGTTGTGTATGACATCCATGTCTTGTACTTCACCTTTCATAGGTAGCTTTATAGCTCCTTCCCCCTCTTTTTATAAACTTTTCGAAGGAACAAAATCTATTTGATCTTTGTGGTACCATGTATTGCCTTTATTAAAGTAGACTATTACTGTTCCCTAATGACTATATAGCTTCAACCATATATTCCTTTACATTAGATTACAAAAATCCATCTCTGTTCACCATCAAGTGTAATTACATGGACCTCCTTTGATGGTTACATGCTGGCATTAGCTTTAGGGTTTATTTCCTTAAGTACCCTTTGGATGCTTTTTTATTTGATGTGAGTGGTGGATATGACCAAACATATGGGTCCATATTAGATTGGGATAATCACCCTTTTTGGTTAATCAGAATTTCTtgcctctttctcttttatccTTTTCCCATTACTGCTTATTTTGATTTGCTTTACATTGAAAGGGATGTGTTACAAGAAGCACCACTATCTCATTGTCCTAAGAAAATGTAAAACATTCCATTGGAAAATTTatgtaaagaaaattttttcttGAACATTGGAGGTGGTACACAATATTTGACAAGAATggtatatatattgaaaatttaCCACATATTTCCATTGCTTTTCATATGTTATTTAATAGGTTTTGATTCTCTAGGTCTTTTCAAATAATTCTTTGGAATTGTTTTCCCCtttaatttgaatttaaatttagggaaaagacaatggaggataatttagcacccctctctctctctctctctctctctctctctcatcttccaGTGAAATGATCTTTTTGCCTCTTATGTATGAAATTGTTTTGTCACTCCTTATTGATACACTCTCGATGCCGGTCAGTTactcagagaacctttttcctAATTAGAAATTCTCTGATTTAGGTCTTCCAGCAGCTTCATGATCtggttgtaaaaaaaaattatctcttcCAATTCTCTGCCTGACCCTATGAGTCAAAGGTATATCTTTAGTGTCTTAACAGCCAAGCTGAGCTGCCAGGTCTCATCACAACTCCCCAATCTTGCATGGAAttgaatttaaaacaaaaaaaaaaaaaaaatgcttaaaTCAGATGGTTGAGGAGGACTTGACAGAATgattgcatgcatgcatgcaattAAGCATCTGTCTCTTATGGCACAAACTTTGTGGAGGGGAATAGGATCACATTCTCTTAACTGATGGACTCAAtataatccatttttttttatacccaAAGCTGCCTACTGTATTGGCACATAGTTTTAGGGCTAGGGCACCTGTGAGTGAAAGGGCTTCATGGTAAGGGTAAACATCCACCATTAATCATCAAAACCTCTACAGAACCTCACTTCCATCTCTCCTATACTCTCCTCAAAAGGCTGGATTAGGAGTTTAGGACCAGGACCACCACCTATAATGGACAAATGAATGCCAGTAAAGGTCACCCAAGCTTAGCCATCCAATGACCCAGTCAAGTATTTTAGTGTGTACAAATGAAGAGAGGGTTAAATATTTATGACTTAAGAGAAGTGGGTTAGGACCTCAGATGTGAATTAATTTGGTTTAAGGTCCTATTAGTTACATGTTAATGATTACATTTCAAACACACAAACactgatttgggaaagatattaGATGGATTAAAGCTGTTCCAAGTACAAAGAACCCTAAAACTACAAGAAAGATAGGATCATATGAGCTCTACCCCTTTTATCCATACAAGAGATGGCCTTAATTACATTGGAAAATTAGGGTTATCAACTCAACACAGACTCCTCTTGGATTTTACATAGCATCTGATGAACAGCTGTGGCGATTTCATCCACTGAAGTAAGTTGGCATTCTTCCTCGACCTGtcccattaatttttttttttccaaatttaaaaataaaagctCAATTAATAATAggcatttttcatttcttaagaaatcagaagcagaagcagaagaagcagAAGTTCTTACTAATAACTGTCATAACTGTTCAAACTAACCTTGAGACTGAAAGAGTAGAGGGCCATTTGATCCACGGCTGTAACATTGAGGTGGAGGACAGTGAGTCTGAGAGGTTGGAACCCAGTCACCATCTTCAGGAGCTGCTTGGGTCTTCTTCTTGAGAGAACTTTGAGATTGGCATGGCTTTCCACCATGGTAACTTCGATGTCTGCAATGGCTGACTTGTTCTCAGCCACAGATTCATTTGAAGCCCCTGAGTGGTTGCAGGGAGCTGAGATTGAGGAGTACTGAGGAAAGGTGAAGAAATCTGCAAATGGGGAAGAGAAACTAGGGTCTGATTGTTGCTTAATTCTCTTCTCAGCCTCTAGAGATTGGAGGAGTTGCTCTAGCTCCTTCACACAATTAATGGCTCCCCCTATGATCGATGCTTGGTCTCCCTATGTACAGAGAagacagacaaaaaaaaaaccgaagAAAACACGTTAGGGTTCAATCTATGATCCGTTTTGTTGATGTATATACATGGATGCTGTTCTTTCCTTAATTATTTGAGTTTTTAGGTGaaatctaacatggtatcagagcatcttTAATGATTCGAGTTTTTAGGTGaaatctaacatggtatcaaagcaacgAAATCATGTTCTCTaactgaaaaatgaaaaaatcagTCAAAAAAGAAGAGTGAAAAGTACAGACCCTTTGAACATATGATGATGGCATCAAAGACCGGAGCATGGCGAGATACTCATTCATCTGTTTCCGACGATTACGTTCGACGGCAATGTGGGTCATCCtttgattttcaacttcttctttgttcttgcAACTCCTAGTGCGTCGTCTCTTACGTCGACTAGGCATAATCGACGGAGACGGAGATTTGACGGGAACGAAATCACAGGCGAAAAACCCGTCACCAGTGCAAGCCTCCGGGGATGAATTGGTATCCCAGTCCTTCACATTTTGCACCATGGAAGATGTAGAAGAATCCCAATTTCCACAGAAACATTGGTCTATATTCTTGTCAAGAACAACCTCATCAAGCCcaactttctcttcttctacttcttctgcTACACCAAAATCGTAGCTCCAACCTCCTCCTAAGGTATACAACTCCTTGCAGCCATAACTAAACAGGTCTTGAGGGAACACTACAGTTTCCAATGCCATTCTCTCTTAATTTCTCTCTGGAATTCTAGTGATTAGAGGTCTTTCTCATACACACAGACAA
This window harbors:
- the LOC122662559 gene encoding transcription factor bHLH94-like, with the translated sequence MALETVVFPQDLFSYGCKELYTLGGGWSYDFGVAEEVEEEKVGLDEVVLDKNIDQCFCGNWDSSTSSMVQNVKDWDTNSSPEACTGDGFFACDFVPVKSPSPSIMPSRRKRRRTRSCKNKEEVENQRMTHIAVERNRRKQMNEYLAMLRSLMPSSYVQRGDQASIIGGAINCVKELEQLLQSLEAEKRIKQQSDPSFSSPFADFFTFPQYSSISAPCNHSGASNESVAENKSAIADIEVTMVESHANLKVLSRRRPKQLLKMVTGFQPLRLTVLHLNVTAVDQMALYSFSLKVEEECQLTSVDEIATAVHQMLCKIQEESVLS